One genomic window of Deinococcus metalli includes the following:
- a CDS encoding Nramp family divalent metal transporter gives MTGDPSIPDRRETKTGLMRSLGPGLITGASDDDPSGIATYSQVGAQFGYGLLWSMLFTYPLMATIQEISARLGRVTGHGVAGNVRRHYPAGWMWSMTALLLVANVINLGADIGAMGEAVRLLVGGPALLYSAVLAGASVLLQVYVPYSRYTRILKWLTVSLFAYVATVFVVRVPWGEALRATVWPHLTWQASSVQALVAVLGTTISPYLFFWQASEEVSEMDTHELERPLRVAPEQAPRQFRRIRVDTFVGMAFSNLVAYFIILTTAAVLNARGQTSIQTAAQAAEALRPVAGPFAFVLFAAGIIGTGLLALPVLAGSAGYALGEALRWPVGLERKPYQARGFYGIIAMATLLGLTLNLLHVDPIRALYYAAILNGVSAAPVMILIMLMTSNRRVMGDFTVRGWLRVLGWLGAGVMLVAAVALFVVRGA, from the coding sequence ATGACGGGTGACCCCTCCATTCCCGACCGCCGGGAGACGAAGACCGGCCTGATGCGCAGCCTGGGCCCGGGCCTGATCACGGGCGCCTCGGACGATGATCCCAGCGGCATCGCCACGTACTCGCAGGTGGGCGCACAGTTCGGCTACGGCCTGCTGTGGTCGATGCTGTTCACCTACCCCCTGATGGCCACCATTCAGGAGATCAGTGCGCGCCTCGGCCGGGTGACCGGGCACGGCGTCGCGGGCAATGTGCGCCGGCACTACCCGGCCGGGTGGATGTGGAGCATGACGGCCCTGCTGCTCGTCGCCAACGTGATCAACCTGGGCGCAGATATCGGCGCCATGGGGGAAGCGGTGCGGCTCCTGGTGGGCGGACCCGCGCTGCTGTACTCGGCCGTGCTGGCGGGCGCATCCGTCCTGCTGCAGGTCTACGTGCCGTACTCCCGCTACACCCGGATTCTCAAATGGCTCACCGTGTCGTTGTTCGCGTATGTGGCGACGGTGTTCGTGGTGCGGGTGCCCTGGGGCGAGGCGCTCAGGGCCACGGTCTGGCCGCACCTCACGTGGCAGGCGTCCTCGGTCCAGGCACTGGTGGCGGTGCTCGGCACCACCATCAGTCCCTACCTGTTCTTCTGGCAGGCGTCGGAGGAGGTCTCCGAGATGGACACCCACGAGCTTGAGCGTCCGCTGCGCGTGGCGCCGGAGCAGGCGCCGCGGCAGTTCCGGCGGATTCGCGTGGACACCTTCGTCGGTATGGCCTTTTCGAATCTGGTGGCGTACTTCATCATTCTGACGACGGCCGCCGTCCTCAACGCGCGCGGGCAGACGTCCATCCAGACGGCGGCGCAGGCGGCAGAAGCCCTGCGGCCTGTGGCGGGGCCATTTGCGTTCGTGCTCTTCGCGGCCGGCATCATCGGCACCGGCCTGCTGGCCCTGCCGGTGCTGGCCGGCTCGGCGGGTTACGCGCTGGGCGAAGCGCTGCGGTGGCCGGTGGGCCTCGAGCGCAAGCCGTACCAGGCGCGGGGCTTTTACGGCATCATCGCCATGGCCACCCTGCTCGGGCTGACGCTCAACCTGCTGCATGTCGACCCCATCCGGGCGCTGTATTACGCCGCCATTCTCAATGGCGTCAGCGCGGCCCCCGTGATGATCCTGATCATGCTGATGACCTCGAACCGCCGGGTGATGGGCGACTTCACCGTGCGGGGCTGGCTGCGGGTCCTGGGCTGGCTGGGTGCCGGCGTGATGCTTGTGGCGGCCGTGGCCCTGTTCGTGGTTCGGGGCGCGTGA
- a CDS encoding glutaredoxin family protein, giving the protein MTLGPDALPSPVVTLYTVPGCADCEAIKRLLTQQGAPFTEKNVRGDPDALAEMQGRANVRIAPVTVIGEQAFYGPFDRQRPQILAALTAGRPGS; this is encoded by the coding sequence ATGACCCTCGGGCCGGATGCTCTCCCCTCGCCGGTCGTCACGCTCTACACCGTGCCCGGCTGCGCGGACTGTGAGGCCATCAAGCGGCTGCTCACGCAGCAGGGCGCGCCGTTCACCGAAAAGAACGTCCGGGGTGATCCGGACGCGCTCGCTGAAATGCAGGGACGCGCGAACGTGCGGATTGCGCCGGTCACGGTCATCGGTGAGCAGGCCTTTTATGGCCCCTTCGACCGGCAACGCCCGCAGATCCTCGCGGCCCTGACGGCAGGACGCCCGGGCTCGTGA
- a CDS encoding ZIP family metal transporter, translating to MSAPLGQILSLTLIPVAATILGGAAASVRVPSDTVRSLVQHFAAGVVFAAVAGELLPEITKGHQPVGVVIGFALGVAVMLIIRHFAERLEGATPETTGRPSSNVGLITVVGIDVLIDGLLIGVGFAAGERVGTLLVIALTLELLFLGVSVASSLGQSGVSRGRTIGTVAGLSVLVILGAALGGTLLRGLSGLALEITLSFGAAALLFLVTEELLTEAHEVKETPLITAAFFAGFVALYLLELAT from the coding sequence GTGAGCGCACCCCTCGGGCAGATCCTCTCGTTGACGCTGATCCCGGTGGCCGCCACCATCCTGGGCGGTGCGGCGGCGAGCGTCCGGGTGCCCAGCGACACGGTGCGCAGCCTGGTGCAGCACTTCGCGGCGGGCGTGGTGTTCGCCGCGGTGGCCGGCGAACTGCTCCCGGAGATCACCAAGGGCCACCAGCCGGTGGGCGTGGTGATCGGGTTCGCGCTCGGGGTCGCCGTGATGCTGATCATCCGGCACTTCGCCGAGCGCCTGGAAGGCGCCACGCCCGAGACCACAGGCCGGCCGTCGAGCAACGTCGGCCTCATCACCGTGGTCGGCATCGACGTGCTGATCGACGGCCTGCTGATCGGTGTGGGTTTTGCCGCCGGTGAGCGCGTGGGGACCCTGCTGGTGATTGCCCTGACGCTGGAACTGCTGTTCCTCGGCGTATCGGTGGCGTCCAGTCTCGGGCAGTCGGGGGTCAGCCGTGGCCGCACCATCGGGACCGTGGCCGGCCTGAGCGTGCTCGTCATTCTGGGCGCGGCGCTCGGAGGAACCTTGCTGCGTGGTCTGTCCGGTCTGGCCCTGGAGATCACGCTGTCCTTCGGCGCGGCGGCGCTGCTGTTCCTCGTGACCGAGGAACTCCTGACCGAGGCGCATGAAGTCAAGGAGACACCGCTCATCACAGCGGCGTTCTTCGCAGGCTTCGTGGCCCTGTACCTGCTGGAGCTGGCGACGTGA
- a CDS encoding heavy metal translocating P-type ATPase gives MTSSTPRQGTPAPTPSITYFVDGMDCASCVQKVERMVATLPGAEEVSTSFTKQTLTLHLDETRTPRATLEKNLKALGYAPSLVTPRTTPASETSADHTGHDHDHGDHDHGHDHAGHVHEVSPPGTPWYRTGQGKLVVSSGLLLLVAWLFGFIEPAFATWGFVAATLLGVWPLARKAVASARLGDPFSINMLVSLAAIGAVAIGEAPEGAVVVFFFAVGELLEGIAAGRARAGIQALAALAPKTALLVDGNSTREVPADTLQVGQSVQVNPGGRVPADGTITAGTSSLDDSPVTGESVPVVKTVGDTVYAGSINTDGTLRIQVDKAAADNTIARIIHMVEEAEGSKAPTARFIDRFSRYYTPGVVAVSALVALVPPLLLGQAWHPWLYKGIALLLIGCPCALVLSVPAAITSAISAGTRRGLLIKGGAALETIGSVKTVAFDKTGTLTAGKPRVTDTIGLTMDRSDVLRLAAAVESGSSHPLAKAITDAAAREQVTVPSATDAQALPGKGASATVEGRALSVTSPRHAATLADLSADAQRQIAAFEEQGRTTVVLLDGSTPLGLMAIRDEPREDAKVALAQLHDLGVNTVMLTGDNARTGQAIGRDLGMNVRAELLPEDKLKVIAQLKADGGVAMVGDGINDAPALAQSDVGIAMGGGTDVALETADAALLRERVTGVVDLVRLSRATMTNIKWNIAFALGLKLIFLITTLLGYTNLWMAILADTGATAIVTANALRLLRWKGTTGTPKASAPAPTLAQGV, from the coding sequence ATGACGTCCTCGACCCCCCGCCAGGGCACACCAGCGCCCACCCCATCCATCACGTACTTCGTCGACGGCATGGACTGCGCCAGCTGCGTGCAGAAAGTCGAACGCATGGTCGCCACGCTCCCCGGCGCCGAGGAGGTCAGCACCAGCTTCACCAAGCAGACGCTGACGCTTCACCTGGACGAGACCCGGACGCCACGGGCCACCCTGGAAAAAAACCTCAAGGCCCTCGGCTACGCGCCCTCCCTCGTCACGCCCCGCACGACGCCAGCCTCCGAAACGTCAGCCGACCACACCGGACATGACCACGACCATGGCGACCACGATCACGGGCATGACCACGCCGGTCACGTCCACGAAGTCTCCCCGCCCGGGACTCCGTGGTACCGCACCGGGCAGGGCAAACTGGTCGTCAGTTCCGGCCTGCTGCTGCTGGTCGCGTGGTTGTTCGGCTTCATCGAGCCCGCCTTTGCCACCTGGGGCTTCGTCGCCGCGACGCTCCTCGGCGTGTGGCCGCTGGCCCGCAAGGCCGTCGCCAGCGCCCGACTCGGCGATCCCTTCAGCATCAACATGCTCGTCAGCCTCGCCGCCATCGGCGCCGTCGCGATCGGGGAAGCGCCGGAAGGCGCGGTCGTCGTGTTCTTCTTCGCGGTCGGGGAGCTCCTCGAGGGCATTGCCGCCGGCCGCGCCCGGGCGGGCATCCAGGCCCTCGCCGCGCTCGCTCCGAAGACCGCACTCCTGGTCGACGGAAACAGCACGCGCGAAGTGCCGGCCGACACCCTGCAGGTCGGCCAAAGCGTCCAGGTCAACCCCGGTGGGCGCGTCCCCGCCGACGGCACCATCACCGCAGGCACGTCCAGCCTGGATGACTCCCCTGTCACCGGCGAGAGCGTTCCCGTCGTGAAGACGGTGGGCGACACCGTCTACGCCGGCAGCATCAACACCGACGGCACGCTGCGGATCCAGGTGGACAAGGCCGCGGCCGACAACACCATTGCCCGGATCATCCACATGGTCGAGGAAGCCGAGGGCAGCAAGGCGCCCACTGCACGGTTTATTGACCGCTTCAGCCGGTACTACACGCCCGGCGTGGTGGCGGTCTCTGCCCTGGTCGCCCTCGTGCCGCCCTTGCTGCTGGGTCAAGCATGGCATCCGTGGCTCTACAAGGGCATCGCCCTGCTGCTGATCGGCTGCCCGTGCGCGCTGGTGCTGAGCGTCCCGGCGGCCATCACCAGCGCCATCAGTGCAGGCACCCGCCGCGGTCTGCTGATCAAGGGGGGCGCCGCGCTGGAGACCATCGGCAGCGTCAAGACCGTCGCCTTTGACAAGACGGGGACTTTGACGGCTGGGAAGCCTCGGGTCACGGACACGATCGGGCTCACCATGGACCGCAGTGACGTCCTGCGCCTGGCCGCGGCCGTGGAGTCGGGCAGCAGCCACCCGCTCGCGAAAGCCATCACGGACGCAGCTGCCCGGGAGCAGGTCACGGTTCCGTCCGCCACGGACGCGCAGGCGCTGCCCGGTAAGGGTGCGAGCGCCACGGTGGAGGGCCGCGCCCTGAGCGTGACCTCGCCCCGTCACGCCGCCACGCTCGCGGATCTGAGTGCCGACGCCCAGCGCCAGATTGCCGCGTTCGAGGAGCAGGGCCGGACCACCGTCGTGCTGCTGGACGGCTCGACCCCCCTGGGCCTGATGGCCATCCGCGACGAACCCCGGGAGGACGCGAAGGTCGCCCTGGCCCAGCTGCATGACCTCGGGGTCAACACCGTCATGCTCACCGGCGACAACGCCCGCACTGGGCAGGCCATTGGCCGCGACCTGGGGATGAACGTGCGCGCCGAATTGCTGCCCGAGGACAAGCTGAAGGTCATTGCACAGCTGAAAGCTGACGGGGGTGTAGCAATGGTTGGCGACGGCATCAACGACGCGCCTGCGCTGGCCCAGTCGGACGTGGGCATCGCCATGGGGGGCGGCACGGACGTGGCCCTGGAGACCGCCGACGCGGCCCTCCTGCGTGAGCGAGTGACAGGCGTGGTCGACTTGGTGCGGTTGTCACGCGCCACCATGACGAACATCAAGTGGAACATCGCCTTCGCACTGGGCCTGAAACTGATTTTCCTGATCACCACGCTGCTCGGCTACACCAACCTGTGGATGGCCATCCTGGCGGACACCGGCGCGACCGCGATCGTGACTGCGAACGCCCTGCGGCTGCTGCGCTGGAAGGGCACCACTGGGACGCCCAAGGCGTCGGCCCCGGCCCCCACTCTCGCCCAGGGCGTCTGA